A part of Cannabis sativa cultivar Pink pepper isolate KNU-18-1 chromosome 6, ASM2916894v1, whole genome shotgun sequence genomic DNA contains:
- the LOC133039109 gene encoding mitogen-activated protein kinase kinase kinase 20-like produces the protein MIIMKKRGREEKEKNSLGKKQRSIYRRDEEWGWMRGKLLGVGGYGSVSEAIIPGEARSRPPQFKDFPSRLAVKSAHPGSSYADLIMEKVVYTSLGSSPHILKFYGHDHTFSEEHDGNYGGIIYNLFLENALGGSLSGLIERTKVGLLESQARVHTRSILKGLELIHHKGFVHCDIKPSNILMVHCDDDNPHGVDGLVAKIADFGLSKKSNDDFEKRVRGTSLYLSPESVCEETQDQASDIWALGCVVLEMLTGSTPWDVNLGQEELFSKISTETPSLPSYLTSTAQDFLLECFTRDPNQRPSAQTLLNHSFAMKWEEDSEEEDPEEEDSEEEDPKEDPEDDLVKDPEEEEDPEEDPEEDPDEDPEEDPKEENPKEDPEEDPEEDPEEDPEEDLEEDPEEDPEEDPEEDPDPKEEDPKEDPEEDLEEDPEEDPEEDSEEDPEEDPEEDPEEDPQES, from the coding sequence ATGATTATCATgaagaagagaggaagagaagaaaaagaaaagaattcgTTAGGAAAGAAACAAAGAAGCATATATAGAAGAGATGAAGAATGGGGATGGATGAGGGGTAAATTGTTGGGAGTTGGAGGTTATGGCTCTGTTTCCGAAGCGATTATCCCTGGCGAAGCTCGTTCTAGACCACCACAATTTAAAGACTTCCCGTCACGTTTGGCTGTAAAATCTGCTCATCCAGGTTCTTCTTATGCCGACCTCATAATGGAAAAGGTTGTTTATACGTCTTTGGGGTCCAGTCCTCACATCCTCAAGTTCTACGGCCACGATCATACATTTTCTGAAGAACATGATGGAAACTATGGCGGAATCATTTATAACCTGTTTTTGGAGAATGCCTTGGGTGGATCATTGAGTGGTTTGATCGAGAGAACAAAGGTTGGGTTGCTTGAGTCTCAAGCAAGAGTACACACTCGCTCTATTCTTAAAGGATTGGAGTTGATACACCATAAGGGTTTTGTCCACTGCGATATAAAACCATCCAACATTTTGATGGTTCATTGTGATGATGATAATCCTCATGGTGTGGATGGTTTGGTTGCCAAAATTGCTGATTTTGGTCTCTCTAAGAAGAGTAATGATGATTTTGAGAAACGAGTGAGAGGTACTTCGTTGTATCTGTCTCCAGAGAGTGTTTGCGAAGAAACTCAAGACCAGGCCTCTGACATTTGGGCTCTTGGGTGTGTTGTTCTTGAGATGTTGACTGGAAGTACGCCATGGGATGTAAATTTGGGGCAGGAAGAGCTGTTCAGCAAGATTTCTACTGAAACACCTTCTCTACCATCTTACCTTACTTCCACTGCTCAAGATTTTTTACTTGAGTGCTTCACCAGAGACCCCAATCAGAGACCTTCTGCTCAGACGTTGTTGAATCATTCGTTTGCTATGAAATGGGAAGAGGATTCCGAAGAAGAAGACCCAGAAGAAGAGGATTCTGAAGAAGAAGACCCAAAAGAAGATCCCGAAGACGACCTAGTTAAAGATCCCGAAGAAGAGGAAGATCCTGAAGAAGACCCAGAGGAAGATCCTGATGAAGACCCAGAAGAAGATCCCAAAGAAGAGAATCCTAAAGAAGACCCTGAAGAAGATCCCGAAGAAGACCCAGAGGAAGATCCTGAAGAAGACCTAGAGGAAGATCCTGAAGAAGACCCAGAGGAAGATCCTGAAGAAGATCCAGATCCCAAAGAAGAGGATCCTAAAGAAGACCCTGAAGAAGATCTCGAAGAAGACCCTGAAGAAGATCCCGAAGAAGACTCTGAAGAAGACCCTGAAGAAGATCCCGAAGAAGACCCAGAGGAAGATCCCCAAGAATCCTGA
- the LOC133039110 gene encoding histidine--tRNA ligase, cytoplasmic-like, translating into MDFGDGNMKGTRDFSKEQMAIRKKAFSIIEDGGELCDLIVPFARFVAMNGITSFIAKVCRRDNPSKGRYHEFYQCDFDIAGQLKEWGQILTELLDELEIEKYEIKLNHLKLLDGMLEICGVPPGKFRTICSSIDKLDKQPFDQIKTEIFIYDVTIGKSLFRLKFDFIDVLVTSCFHVLSKNSILKRYGEGGEIVTLNKV; encoded by the exons ATGGATTTTGGGGATGGCAATATGAAG GGTACTCGGGATTTCTCAAAAGAACAAATGGCTATAAGAAAGAAAGCCTTTTCAATTATAGAAGAT GGTGGGGAGCTTTGTGACTTAATTGTTCCTTTTGCTAGATTTGTGGCTATGAATGGCATAACATCCTTCATAGCAAAGGTTTGCAGAAGAGACAACCCATCTAAAGGAAGATATCATGAATTTTATCAATGTGATTTTGATATTGCTGGTCAATTGAAAGAATGGGGCCAGATTTTGACCGAATTACTGGATGAACTGGAAATCGAAAAATATGAG ATAAAATTGAATCATTTGAAGTTACTAGATGGAATGTTAGAAATTTGTGGAGTTCCCCCCGGCAAGTTTAGAACTATTTGTTCAAGCATTGACAAGTTAGACAAGCAACCTTTTGACCAGATTAAGACAGAAATA TTCATATATGATGTTACGATCGGAAAGTCATTGTTCAGGCTTAAGTTTGATTTTATAGATGTGTTAGTCACTTCGTGTTTTCATGTTTTATCAAAAAAT AGCATTTTGAAAAGATATGGTGAGGGTGGCGAGATTGTCACTTTAAATAAGGTATAA